The DNA segment ATTCCTGCAGAAGAGATGCCGACCCAACACGGCTCGGCGGACCCGACCCAACACGGCTCGGCGGGCCCGAAGACAGCAGGATTCCCAGGCCGCGCTACTCGGTGTCCTCCCGGGGTGCCGAATCCTGCGCCTTGTCGGGTGCAGTCGCTGCCTGCAAGTCCTTCAGGAGAGGCCCGATGACGTCAACGGGATTGCCGCCGCTGAAACCGACGAAGGTTTCCAGGGGCATGCCCCCGGCAACCCGGAAGACCTCGTCCGTGGCCGGAATCGGTGAACCCTCCGATGTGGCGGCCAATGCCTGCCGCATGAGACCGGAGCCCACCGGATCGGCGAGCCACTCGTTGATGCTGGACTCCCCCGTCAGCGGCGCGCGCTTCAACTCCACGTCCAGGCTGATCGTCTCGGTCAGCGGCAGCGACCTCGACGACGGACCGACCGCGATCGTGTACTCACCGGGGTCTGCGGTCCAGCCCTGCTCACCCCAGTAGGCGAAATCACGCTCACCCAGCTCGAACTCGACGGTCCGGCTCTCACCGACCGGGACCCGGACCTTCTCGAAGCCGCGCAGTTCGCGTACCGGACGGTCGACCCGGGCACTGTGCGGAGCCAGGTACAGCTGGACGACTTCGCTGCCGTCCCGCTCACCGGTGTTGGTGATCGTCGCCCGCACCGTCGCCTGCGCGGTCTGCGGATCCGGGACGACGACCTCGAGATCGGAGTAGGCGAAGGTGGCGTATCCCAGCCCATGACCGAACGGGAACCGCACCTCGAGTTCGCGGGCGTCGTACCAGCGGTAACCGATGTAGACCCGCTCGCCGTAGAGGACGACATGATCGCTGCCCGGCCAGTTCAGGTACGCCGGGGTGTCGGACAGCCGCAGCGGGACCGTCTCGGCCAGGCGCCCACCCGGCTCCGAGATCCCGAACAGCAGATCCGCAGCCGCCGAGCCGGAGGCCTGACCGCCGAGCCACATCTCGAGGATCGCCGAGGCGTCGGCAACCGGGCCGAGGTCGACGACCGCGCCGTTGCTGAGGACGACGACGACCGGCACATCGCGGGTGGACAGTGCCTCGATCAGGGCCAGTTGGGCCTCGGGGAGGTCGAGGTGCTCCCGGTCGAACCCCTCGGATTCGGCGGCATCGGGCAGTCCGACGAACAGCACCACGACCGCGGCCTCCTGCGCATTGCGGGTCGCCGTGGCCAGCACCTCGTCATCGCGTTCCCCGTCGAGCCGGTATCCGGCTTCGAAGGTGACCGGGCGCGCCGTGGCCCGGCTGATCGCATCGAGAGCCAGATCGAGCCTGGTCGGGTTGATGTGGGAGCTGCCCGCCCCCTGGTACCGCGGGGTACGGGCCAGCTCTCCGACCACGGCGATGGTGCCCTGCCCATCTGGGTCGAGCGGCAGGATCCCGTCATTGGTCAGCAGGACGCTGCCGGCGCTCGCCGCCTGGCGGGCGAGTGAGTGGTGCGCCTCGAAGTCGGGTTGCGGCAGCTCGCTGCGCGCAGCGCGGAGTCGATCATGGGTGGTGAGGATCCGGGAGACTGCGAGGTCCAGCGTCTCCTCGCTCAGCCGCCCGTCGTCGATCGCTGCGAGCAGCGGCGCGACGCTGCCGTTCCCGCGCGGCGGCATCTCCAGATCGAGACCAGCGGCCAAGGATTCGACCGAGTCGCTGACCGCTCCCCAGTCCGAGACCACGTACCCCTCGAAGCCCCAGTCGTCGCGGAGCACCTCGGTCAGCAGCCACCGGTTCCGAGACGCATGCACCCCGTTGATCCGGTTGTAGGAGCACATCACCGTCGCCGGCTGGACTTCGGTCACGATGTGTTCGAAAGCCGGCAGGTAGATCTCCCGCAGTGTGCGCTCGTCGACCTCGGCGCTGATCTTCAGCCGATCCGTCTCCTGGCTGTTGGCCGCGAAATGCTTGACCGATGCGCCGACCCCCTTCACCTGGATGCCGCGCACCCAGCCGGCACCGAGCGCACCGGCGTGCAGCGGATCCTCGGAGAGGTACTCGAAGTTGCGCCCGCACAAGGGGGACCGCTTCATGTTCACCCCCGGCCCGAGCAGGATGTCGACGCCCAGCGCCCGGGCCTCGGTACCCAGCGCCTCGCCGATCCGCTGCAGCAGCGAGACGTCCCAGCTCGATCCCAGCGCGCTCCGGTCGGGAAGGCCGTCGCCGGCGCACTCTGGGCGATCCCGAGATGGTCCTCACCGGTGTCGGGGTTCTGCATCCGCACACCGTGCGGCCCGTCGGTGAGTGTCGCCCCCTCGATCCCCGCGTGCTCGATCGTCTCGGTGGTCCAGAACGTGGCGCCCGAGACGAGGCTCGCCTTCTCCTCGCGAGTCAGGCGGTCAAGAGCCGGATGGGTCATGGTGGGAAGCTCCTCGGGCATGTCGGCGATGATCGCGGTCGGGATCCCCAACATACAGACGCGTCGAATGCCGGGCACAGGGTCGCACCCCGCATCCGCGGTAGGGAGACGACGGACGGACCATGGTGACCTACCGGCGCCTGACGGACCGACGAGGCATGATGGGACACATGCCGGATCCGACCACCCCTGAGCTGTTGATGGTGGTCGACGGCAACTCGTTGTTGCACCGCAGTTTCCACGCCCTGGCCGCCAGCAATGCCCGCAACCGCGCAGGTGAACCGATCTGGGCGATCCGCGGGCTGCTGACCCAACTGGTGGTGGCGGCCGAACGGATCGGGCCGCAGCGGATCATCGTCGGTTTCGACGACCCCGACCGCAACTGGCGTCGCGAGCGCTGGCCGCACTACAAGGCTCAGCGGGCGGAGAAGCTGCCCAGCCTGGATTCGCAGTTGCTCCTGGCCCGCGCGGTGCTGGACGAGCTCGGGGTGCAGGTCGTCTGCCCCGAGGCGCAGGAGGCCGATGACGTGCTCGCCTCGGTCTCGGCCCGGGCCGGCACCGAGGGAGGCCAGTGCGTGGTCGTCACCTCCGATCGCGACGCCTTCTGCCTGATCAACTCCCACACCCGGGTACTGCGGGTGATCAACGGCGGGGTCGACGCCTCACCGGTGCTCACCCCCGAGCGCCTGCAGCTGATGATCGGCATCGGCCCACAGCAGTACCCCGACTTCGCCGCGCTGCGCGGTGACCCGTCGGACAACCTTCCCGGCGTTCGCGGGATCGGCCCCAAACGTGCGGTCACCCTCCTCACCGAGGTCGGCGACGGGGAGCAGATCTTCGCCGACGCCGAATCGGGCGGTGAGTTGATCACCGCCGCGCTCAGCCGTACCTGGGCCCAACGCCTGGCCGATCCCACCGCCCGGCAGGTGTGGCAGCACAACCGGCAGGTGATGCAGATGCGCCACGATCTCGACCTGGGCCCGCTGACCGACCGGGGCAGGTTGCCCCTGTCGGCTGCGGCGGTACGGCAGGTACTGCTCGACCTCGGACTACCGGCCACCGCCCGTACCGCCGCCCGGGTGCTGGCCGAGGACCCGAACGCCGAGACCGAATCGGCCACCACCGATTCCCTGGGCTGGCAGAGCCGGGCACAGTGGCAGGGCGCCCGTCGATCGCTGCCGGCGCTGCCGGTGAATCTGCAACCGACCCTCTTCTGAGCGCGCTCAGACGCTCCGGCCGGGCCGCGGATCGGTCGCCAGCAGTCCGTAGATTCCGGTGTCGGTCCACTCACCCTTGATGTACCAGTCCTGCCGCAGATGCGCCTCGTGCTTCATCCCGAGCCGCTCGCACAACCGGGCCGAGGGCTCGTTGCGCGGATCCAGCTGCGCCGCCACCCGGTGCATCCCGAAAGTCCCGAAAGCGATGTCGAACAGGGCATTCACCGCCTCGGTCGCGTACCCCTTCCCGGCGGCCGATCGTGCGAACACCCAACCGACCTCACCCTTGGAGCGGGAACCGTCGGTCGCCCACAGGGCAAGATCACCGATCATCACACCGTCCCGCTCGACCACCAGGGCCAAACCGGCCGACGGCGGCTCGATGCCCGCCCGCTCGACCCGCTCGTTGACCCGCTGGGTGGCGAGCTCGAGGGTCCAAGGATCGTCGAGCAGGTAGCGGGCCACCTCCGGATCGGAGTAGTAGGCCAAGGAATCGGCGACATCGTCGGGCCGATAGGCACGCAGGAGCAGGCGCTCGGTACGGATGGGCAGCGTTACCGTTCTGGACACTCGCTCAGCCTAGGGCGAACAGCCCGCACCGGACAGCCGATCCGCTCCGGTGCAGTGATCAACTGGGCTAGGTTGGCCTGCATGGTCCCGTCAGTCCGCTATCCCCTACACCAACGCCGGCTCGACAACGGTTTGCGCGTGGTGATCAACCCGGACCCGGCAGTACCGGCCGTGGCGGTGAACCTGTGGTACGACGTGGGCTCGCGGCACGAGGAGCCCGGACGCTCGGGCTTCGCGCATCTGTTCGAGCACCTGATGTTCCAGGGATCGGCCCATGTCGGATCGGGCAAGCACATCTCGATGCTGCAGGCCGCGGGCGCGTCGGTGAACGCCACCACCTGGTTCGACCGGACCAACTACTTCGAAGCGCTCCCGGTGGGTGGACTGGACCTGGCGCTGTGGTTGGAGGCCGACCGGCTGTCCACCCTGCTGGAGGCGGTCACCCAGGAGAACCTGGACAATCAACGCGAGGTCGTGAAGGAGGAGAAGCGGCAGCGCTACGACAACGTCCCCTACGGGTTGATGATGCAGTTCCTGGTGCAGAACACCTTCCCTGCCGATCATCCCTACGGTCACACCACGATCGGTTCGATGGAGGATCTGGACGCCGCCGAACTCGCCGACGTCCATGCCTTCTTCCGCCGCCATTACATGCCGAACAATGCGGTGCTGACGATCGCCGGTGGTATCGAGGTCGATGACGCGATGACGCGGGTCGAGCGCTACTTCGGTCAGATCCCGGCCGGGGAGCTGCCGGAGACGCCGAAGACCCCGCCGCTGCCCGCGCTCAGTGGCGTACCCCGGACCGAGGTACGCGCGCCCGTGCCGGCCGATGCGCTCTATCTGAGCTGGCGCCTGCCGGCCCTGGACCAGCGCAGTTTCGATGCGGCTGATCTTGGTCTGTCGATCCTGGGTGACGGCCAGACCTCGCGGCTCTACCGGCGTCTCGTCCGCGAAGATCAACTCACCACCGGGGCCGAGGCATCTGCCCTCGGGTTGATCGGCGGCAACTCCTTCGGATTCGCCTCCGCCCGCGCACGCGAGTCGGTCGACATCGCCCAGGTGGAGGCGATCATGATCTCCGAGATCGAACGGTTCGCGGCCGAGGGACCGACCGACGAGGAACTGCTGCGAGCCAAGGCCCAGTACGAACGTCAGTGGCTGTCCGCCCTCGCCACCTTGGCCACCCGGGCGGATCAGATCTCCTCGGCCGCCACCTTGCTGGACGATCCCGAGGAGATCAATCAACGCTTGATCACCATCGACGGCATCGACACCGCCGAGATCACCGCTGCCGTCGCCGAACACCTGACCGCCGATGCACGGGCCGCGGTCGTCTACCGAGCGATCGGTGAGGACGACCCGGTGACCGTCACCTCCGAAAGGCTGCCGTCATGATCACCCAGGCACCACTGGTGGCCGCGCCGCAACTCCCGCACTTCGCCACCCCGAGCAGCAGCCAACTGGACAACGGGTTGAAGATCATCGTCCTGCACCTTCCCGGCCAGCACGTGGTCAGCGTCAGCGCAGTCGTCGACGCCCCGCTGGGCGAGGACGACCCCGAGGGCGTCGGCAGCATCTGCGCCCGTACCCTCGACGAGGGGACACTGTTGCACCCGGGTGGACGTTTCGCCGAGGTGTTGGAGAACAGTGGCGCGGTCTTCGGCGCCTTCCAGGAACTGCACGGGATCGTCGCCGGGATCGACGTCCCGAGCACCCGCCTGCCCGAGGCGTTGGAGCTGTTCGCCGAGGCATTGACCACACCGGAGCTGTCGACGGCAGATGTCGAGCGTCACGTCGCCCTGCGGCTGGCCGAGATCGAACAGCAGGCGGCCAATCCGGGTTTCACCGCGGCCAAGGAGTTCCGGCGGGCCGTCTACTCCGCTGACTCCCGGGTCTCCCGCCCGCTGGCCGGTGACGCCGACTCGGTGGCCTCGATCTCCGCCGGTGCCGTGCAGGGCTACCACCACTCGCGCTACACCCCCGACGCCACCACGATCGTGATCGGCGGCGACTTCTCCGGGGTCGACCCGGTGCGGCTGGTCGAGGCCGCGCTCGGCCACTGGGAGGGCCGCTCGCATGCCCCGACCCAACCGCTGACCGCCCCCGGTGATCGCGAGTACCGGCTGATCAGCCGGACCGAGGCGGTCCAGGCCAATCTGCAGCTGGGCGGTTTCGGCATCGACCGGACCGACCCTCGCTGGCCCGCCCTGCGCGTCGCCCTCTACGCCATGGGCGGATCCTTCGGCAGCCGGCTGAACCTGCTGCTGCGCGAGGACCTCGGCTACACCTATGGCGTCCGGCTCTCCCCCAGCCCGCTGCGCAGCGGTGGCAGCTTCGCCCTCACCGGCTCCTTCCGTACCGAGGTCACCGCCGATGCGATCGACCAGGCGCTGGCGACCATGTTCGACGGCCGTCCGATCACCGAGCAGGAGGTGGCGAATGCGGTCAACTACTACATCGGCAGCGCACCCCTGACCTGGGCCACCGCCGAGGCGCTGGTCGACCAGACTTCGCGGCAGGTGCTCAACGGCCAGCCCGAGGACTACCTGGCCACCTCCCTGCGTGCCCTCTCCGAGGTCACCGCCGCACAGGCGAGCAAGGCCTATGCCGAGATCGTCACCCCGGACAAGCTCAGCCTGATCGTGGTGGGCGAACCGTCCCTGGCCGAGAGCCTGCCGCAGCCGGACTCGCTGCCGCCGCTGGGCACCGACTGACAGGCTGAGCACCGACCGATGATCATCGACTGGTGATCGCGCCGGCCACCGCCGATCAGGTCACGAAAACCGGAGTCAGCGGCTGAGCGGACCACCCACGAGGTGCCCGCCGACGACCGTCAACCCGACCGACAACTGCCGCAGCACCCGTGCCGCGTCGGCGGAGCCGGTACCGGCCAGCGGATCCCGATCGACCAGCACCAGGTCGCCGCGACCGCCGGCCTGGACGGCCGCGACGCCGCCGGTGCTGGCGGCCAGCGCCTGCTGGGCGGTGAGCGCCTCGTCGGCGTACCAGGCCGGACGGTCGTCGGCACTGCGGTGCACCGCAGCCGCCATCGCCAGCCACGGATCCAGCGGCGCCACCGGGGCATCGGAACCGAGCCGCAGGGTGACTCCGGCCTGCAGCATCGAGGCGAACATGAAGCAGCGGTCGGTACGGTCCGGCCAGACCTGCTCGGCGACGTCCCGGTCGTCCAGCAGATGCGCCGGTTGCACACTCGCGACCACCGACGCCCGGGCCATCCGCTGCAGATCGGAACGCTGCAGCAACTGTGCATGCTCGATGCTGCCGCGCGCCCCGCTGGCCTCGATCGCCGACAGGGCAGCACTCACCGCCCGGTCGCCGATCGCATGTACAGCCACCTGCAGGCCCCCGATACGGGACCGCTGCAACAGCTCCAGCAACTCCTCCGGAGTCTGGTTCGACTGTCCATGATCACCACCGGGATGATCACCGTGATCGGCATAGGGCTGACAGCACCAAGCGGTACGGGTGTTCAACGAACCATCGGAGATGATCTTGAACGGTCCCATCGTCAACCGTCCGCTGCGATCCAACGGGTCGCCGGTCTGCAACCCGGCTGCCAGCACCTGCGGCAGTTCGTCGGCGTAACAGGAGACCTGTATCCGCAGCCTGTCGAGTCCGGCGGCGAAGCGGTGCGGCCATCGGCGCCAGCCGTCACCGAACTCGAAGTCGACCAACCCGACGACTCCCCTGTCGGCCGCGTCCTGCAGAGCCCGGGCACAGGCATCATGTTCGGACTCCCGGGCCGACAGACGCTCCACCTGCGGCGCGATCGCGAACCAGTCGTCCTCCGACAGCGCCCCGCTGACCGGTGGTAGCCCGAGCATCCGTAGCGCCGCCGAGTTAAACCAGCACTGGTGGGAGTCACCGCTGATCAGCGCCGTCGGTCGATCACCGGTGACCGCATCCAGGTCGGCGACCAGCGGCAGATCGGGCCAGACCGCGGACCGGTGGCCGAAACCGACCAGCGGCTGGTCCCCCTCGTCGGCGGCGGCGATGACCGCCAGCCGGGCACACAGATCAGCTGCCGACTCCGCGGCCGACAGATCCAGTTTGGATCGCAGCCGTGCCCACTGCAGCAGATGCACATGGCCGTCCCACAGACCCGGCAGCAGCCACCGGCCGTCGGCGTTGATCTCGGGCACTCCGGTGTCCTCGAACCCGGCCGCTGCCGTACCACTCTCGGCAACGGCAGCGATCCGGCCGTTGCGGATCAGGACGTCGACGACCTGCGCGACCGGGTCCGCGGTCAACGGGACCGGCCGGGCACGCCGGATGATCAGTGATCCGGCCACCCATCAGCCTCCGCCGAGCGCCTGCTGCGCCCGCCGCGTCGCGGCAGCGGCCTCGTCCTGCTTCTCCTGGTACAGGCCGAGGTCACCGTCGGCCAGGGCCTGGTTGGCCTCCTCGTTGGCCGTCAGCGCGTCGTTGATCGCCTGCAGGGCGGCCGGATTGTCCACCTCGGACGGGTCGACGCTCTGATCGCTCTCGGTTCCCTCGCCCTCCTCGGCCTCGACCTCACCCTCACCGGTGCTGGCACCGGCATCACCGGCGAAGACCTGGTCCAGGGCCCCCTGCAGGGTGGGATCGATCGCCACGGTGGAACCGAAGCGGACGATCACGAACTGCAGCGCCGGGTACGACCCGGTCGAGGCCTGCCGTTGGACATAGACCGGCATCACGTTCAGCAGCCCACCGCCGACCGGCAGCGTCAGCAGGTTGCCGTAGCTCACCTGGGCGGTTCCGGCGTTCTGGAAGCGC comes from the Naumannella halotolerans genome and includes:
- a CDS encoding M16 family metallopeptidase, which encodes MITQAPLVAAPQLPHFATPSSSQLDNGLKIIVLHLPGQHVVSVSAVVDAPLGEDDPEGVGSICARTLDEGTLLHPGGRFAEVLENSGAVFGAFQELHGIVAGIDVPSTRLPEALELFAEALTTPELSTADVERHVALRLAEIEQQAANPGFTAAKEFRRAVYSADSRVSRPLAGDADSVASISAGAVQGYHHSRYTPDATTIVIGGDFSGVDPVRLVEAALGHWEGRSHAPTQPLTAPGDREYRLISRTEAVQANLQLGGFGIDRTDPRWPALRVALYAMGGSFGSRLNLLLREDLGYTYGVRLSPSPLRSGGSFALTGSFRTEVTADAIDQALATMFDGRPITEQEVANAVNYYIGSAPLTWATAEALVDQTSRQVLNGQPEDYLATSLRALSEVTAAQASKAYAEIVTPDKLSLIVVGEPSLAESLPQPDSLPPLGTD
- a CDS encoding amidohydrolase, giving the protein MAGSLIIRRARPVPLTADPVAQVVDVLIRNGRIAAVAESGTAAAGFEDTGVPEINADGRWLLPGLWDGHVHLLQWARLRSKLDLSAAESAADLCARLAVIAAADEGDQPLVGFGHRSAVWPDLPLVADLDAVTGDRPTALISGDSHQCWFNSAALRMLGLPPVSGALSEDDWFAIAPQVERLSARESEHDACARALQDAADRGVVGLVDFEFGDGWRRWPHRFAAGLDRLRIQVSCYADELPQVLAAGLQTGDPLDRSGRLTMGPFKIISDGSLNTRTAWCCQPYADHGDHPGGDHGQSNQTPEELLELLQRSRIGGLQVAVHAIGDRAVSAALSAIEASGARGSIEHAQLLQRSDLQRMARASVVASVQPAHLLDDRDVAEQVWPDRTDRCFMFASMLQAGVTLRLGSDAPVAPLDPWLAMAAAVHRSADDRPAWYADEALTAQQALAASTGGVAAVQAGGRGDLVLVDRDPLAGTGSADAARVLRQLSVGLTVVGGHLVGGPLSR
- a CDS encoding 5'-3' exonuclease translates to MPDPTTPELLMVVDGNSLLHRSFHALAASNARNRAGEPIWAIRGLLTQLVVAAERIGPQRIIVGFDDPDRNWRRERWPHYKAQRAEKLPSLDSQLLLARAVLDELGVQVVCPEAQEADDVLASVSARAGTEGGQCVVVTSDRDAFCLINSHTRVLRVINGGVDASPVLTPERLQLMIGIGPQQYPDFAALRGDPSDNLPGVRGIGPKRAVTLLTEVGDGEQIFADAESGGELITAALSRTWAQRLADPTARQVWQHNRQVMQMRHDLDLGPLTDRGRLPLSAAAVRQVLLDLGLPATARTAARVLAEDPNAETESATTDSLGWQSRAQWQGARRSLPALPVNLQPTLF
- a CDS encoding M16 family metallopeptidase translates to MVPSVRYPLHQRRLDNGLRVVINPDPAVPAVAVNLWYDVGSRHEEPGRSGFAHLFEHLMFQGSAHVGSGKHISMLQAAGASVNATTWFDRTNYFEALPVGGLDLALWLEADRLSTLLEAVTQENLDNQREVVKEEKRQRYDNVPYGLMMQFLVQNTFPADHPYGHTTIGSMEDLDAAELADVHAFFRRHYMPNNAVLTIAGGIEVDDAMTRVERYFGQIPAGELPETPKTPPLPALSGVPRTEVRAPVPADALYLSWRLPALDQRSFDAADLGLSILGDGQTSRLYRRLVREDQLTTGAEASALGLIGGNSFGFASARARESVDIAQVEAIMISEIERFAAEGPTDEELLRAKAQYERQWLSALATLATRADQISSAATLLDDPEEINQRLITIDGIDTAEITAAVAEHLTADARAAVVYRAIGEDDPVTVTSERLPS
- a CDS encoding GNAT family N-acetyltransferase; amino-acid sequence: MSRTVTLPIRTERLLLRAYRPDDVADSLAYYSDPEVARYLLDDPWTLELATQRVNERVERAGIEPPSAGLALVVERDGVMIGDLALWATDGSRSKGEVGWVFARSAAGKGYATEAVNALFDIAFGTFGMHRVAAQLDPRNEPSARLCERLGMKHEAHLRQDWYIKGEWTDTGIYGLLATDPRPGRSV
- a CDS encoding glycoside hydrolase family 3 C-terminal domain-containing protein: MGSSWDVSLLQRIGEALGTEARALGVDILLGPGVNMKRSPLCGRNFEYLSEDPLHAGALGAGWVRGIQVKGVGASVKHFAANSQETDRLKISAEVDERTLREIYLPAFEHIVTEVQPATVMCSYNRINGVHASRNRWLLTEVLRDDWGFEGYVVSDWGAVSDSVESLAAGLDLEMPPRGNGSVAPLLAAIDDGRLSEETLDLAVSRILTTHDRLRAARSELPQPDFEAHHSLARQAASAGSVLLTNDGILPLDPDGQGTIAVVGELARTPRYQGAGSSHINPTRLDLALDAISRATARPVTFEAGYRLDGERDDEVLATATRNAQEAAVVVLFVGLPDAAESEGFDREHLDLPEAQLALIEALSTRDVPVVVVLSNGAVVDLGPVADASAILEMWLGGQASGSAAADLLFGISEPGGRLAETVPLRLSDTPAYLNWPGSDHVVLYGERVYIGYRWYDARELEVRFPFGHGLGYATFAYSDLEVVVPDPQTAQATVRATITNTGERDGSEVVQLYLAPHSARVDRPVRELRGFEKVRVPVGESRTVEFELGERDFAYWGEQGWTADPGEYTIAVGPSSRSLPLTETISLDVELKRAPLTGESSINEWLADPVGSGLMRQALAATSEGSPIPATDEVFRVAGGMPLETFVGFSGGNPVDVIGPLLKDLQAATAPDKAQDSAPREDTE